Sequence from the Chloroflexota bacterium genome:
CCGGATGCCCCCACAAAAACCGCGCCGCCGTCTGCAGCCCCGGAAACGCCTCCCCCGGCCAAAGCAACGTCACCGCCGGTAGAGCCCACGCCCGAGCCCATCTCCGCTGGCCCCGAAAAAACCCCCACGGCGGAAACAACACCCGCGGCCCCAACGGCTTCCCCCACCACCGCGCCGCCTGCCCTGGAAGACACGCCGGCCATCCCGCTTCCCTCTACCCCACGGCGGCGGCTGGTCGTCACCATCACCCCCACTGGCGACACTGTGCGCGACAAACTCCGCATTCGTCGCGTCTACGACAACATCATTGCCTACCCCGGCAACGACCGGTTTGCCTTTTACATTCTCGAGGCCGACCGCGCCTACCTCATCGAATTTGAAGAAACCACCGGCGTAGGCGATGAACTGCTGGCGCGGCTGAAAGCGATTGTGGGCGCGGAAAACCTCCGCGTGGAACCCTTGTTATAAGCCCCCGGAACAGCCCTTACACACCCCTGCGTCCCGAAGGAAACACCCATGACCAAAGTGTTAGATATTGAACGCATTGCAGTGCTCACCTCGGGCGGCGACGCGCCCGGCATGAACCCCGCCATTCGCGCCGTCGTGCGCACAGCGCTGGCGCACGACCTGGAAGTGTATGGCGTGGAAAGTGGCTACGAGGGCCTCATTCACGGCGCCTTCCAGCGGTTAGAAGCCCGCGATGTGGGCGGCATCATGCAGCGCGGCGGCACCATGCTGCTCAGCGCCCGCAGCGAAGCCTTCCGCACCGAACAAGGCCAACGGGAAGCCATTCACCAACTCAACAAACACGGCATCGACGCGCTCATCGTCATCGGCGGCGACGGCTCGCTGCGTGGCGCGCACGCCCTCGCCCAGCAGGGAGCGCACGTCGTGGGCATTCCCGCTTCCATTGACAACGACATTTGGGGCACCAACATGGCCATCGGCGTGGATACCGCGCTGAACACCATCATGGACGCGGTGGACAAACTGCGCGACACGGCTTCCTCGCACCAGCGGGCCTTCCTCATCGAAACAATGGGGCGGGAATGCGGCTACCTGGCGGTGATGGCAGGCATCATCGGCGGGGCCGAGACGGTGCTGATTCCCGAAGTGGAAACCACGATGGAAG
This genomic interval carries:
- the pfkA gene encoding 6-phosphofructokinase; protein product: MERIAVLTSGGDAPGMNPAIRAVVRTALAHDLEVYGVESGYEGLIHGAFQRLEARDVGGIMQRGGTMLLSARSEAFRTEQGQREAIHQLNKHGIDALIVIGGDGSLRGAHALAQQGAHVVGIPASIDNDIWGTNMAIGVDTALNTIMDAVDKLRDTASSHQRAFLIETMGRECGYLAVMAGIIGGAETVLIPEVETTMEEIANSVEDAYKRGKTHAIIIVAEGAQIKIQDLARYLDEADVGFKTRITILGHIQRGGRPTAFDRLLASRMGVRAVEAAVSGQFDVMVGLRGREMVLVPLQDVVSRQRRANMEYYTMARMLAR